In a single window of the Agromyces sp. H17E-10 genome:
- a CDS encoding ABC transporter permease has protein sequence MSPTTTKPESGSAAATTPSTSAYAAIDAGKPRMAWLRGSLQQLLAFASLIVIVAVFSFASPHFFTANNLVSILTAATVTGILALGTTFVIITGGIDLSIGTGMVLCGVMAGVFLTYLGWPLWAGVTATILFGALIGLVNGVNVSVLGIPPFIATLGMMLIAAGLSLVISGTKPIYFSETPEFQSIMNLSIIPGMRFPLGVAIFIVMIIVAAVLLSKTILGRYTFSIGSNEAATALSGVNVRRWKIIIYTLAGLFVGLAGVLSASRLSSAQPTGGMGLELEAIAAVVIGGTSLQGGKGSIVGTVIGALIMAVLTNGLRIISVPQEWQSVAVGIVILVAVYLDMLRRRRA, from the coding sequence ATGAGCCCGACCACGACGAAACCGGAATCCGGCAGCGCCGCCGCCACCACGCCGTCGACGAGCGCCTACGCCGCGATCGACGCCGGCAAGCCGCGCATGGCGTGGCTGCGCGGCTCCCTGCAGCAGTTGCTCGCGTTCGCGAGCCTCATCGTCATCGTCGCGGTGTTCTCGTTCGCGAGCCCGCACTTCTTCACCGCGAACAACCTCGTCTCGATCCTCACGGCGGCGACCGTCACCGGCATCCTCGCCCTCGGCACGACGTTCGTCATCATCACGGGCGGCATCGACCTGTCGATCGGCACGGGCATGGTGCTGTGCGGCGTCATGGCGGGCGTGTTCCTCACCTACCTCGGGTGGCCGCTCTGGGCGGGTGTGACCGCGACGATCCTGTTCGGCGCGCTCATCGGGCTCGTGAACGGCGTGAACGTCTCGGTGCTCGGCATCCCGCCGTTCATCGCCACGCTCGGCATGATGCTCATCGCTGCGGGCCTCTCCCTCGTGATCTCCGGCACGAAGCCGATCTACTTCTCGGAGACCCCCGAGTTCCAGTCGATAATGAACCTGTCGATCATCCCGGGCATGCGGTTCCCGCTCGGCGTCGCGATCTTCATCGTCATGATCATCGTCGCCGCGGTGCTGCTGTCGAAGACGATCCTCGGCCGCTACACCTTCTCGATCGGCTCGAACGAGGCGGCCACCGCGCTCTCGGGTGTCAACGTGCGGCGCTGGAAGATCATCATCTACACCCTCGCGGGCCTGTTCGTCGGCCTCGCAGGCGTGCTCAGCGCCTCGCGGCTCTCGTCGGCGCAGCCCACCGGCGGCATGGGCCTCGAGCTCGAGGCCATCGCCGCGGTCGTCATCGGCGGCACGTCGCTCCAGGGCGGCAAGGGCTCCATCGTCGGCACCGTGATCGGCGCCCTCATCATGGCCGTGCTGACCAACGGACTGCGCATCATCTCGGTGCCGCAGGAGTGGCAGTCCGTCGCCGTCGGCATCGTCATCCTCGTCGCCGTCTACCTCGACATGCTGCGGCGCCGACGCGCCTGA
- a CDS encoding sugar ABC transporter ATP-binding protein, giving the protein MTATTGALLEVEGVSKGFPGVQALADVQLELRHGEVLALVGENGAGKSTLMKLLAGIYTPDTGTFRLNGEELSIEGPRHAQELGISIIHQEFNLMPDLTVAQNIFIGREQRQAGLFLDDRGLNRRAQELFDRLGLALDPAERVERLTVARQQMVEIAKALSFDAKVLIMDEPTAALNDAEVDVLFGLIERFRTPETGVIYISHRMEELARISDRISVLRDGRYVGTRVTAETEPREIISLMVGREIRGEQRPAPRQPVGEPVLSVRGLSTKHLLRDVAFDVYPGEILGFAGLMGAGRTEVARAVVGADRRESGEIRLHGRPVDISNPAEAARLGIGYLSEDRKQLGVLLERSVRENIVLSSLRDYASGLGFVRDGRIEATGREYVEKLRIKTPSTAQLVQNLSGGNQQKVVIAKWLVKDCDVLIFDEPTRGIDVGAKEEIYALLRRLADEGKAIVMISSELPEVLRLSDRIAVMAEGRLTAVLDNADATQENLMDYATRFSSEGTIAR; this is encoded by the coding sequence ATGACCGCGACCACCGGCGCGCTCCTCGAGGTCGAGGGCGTCAGCAAGGGGTTCCCGGGCGTGCAGGCGCTCGCCGATGTGCAGCTCGAGCTGCGTCACGGGGAGGTGCTCGCGCTCGTCGGCGAGAACGGCGCCGGCAAGTCGACGCTCATGAAGCTGCTCGCGGGCATCTACACCCCCGACACGGGCACCTTCCGCCTGAACGGCGAGGAGCTGTCGATCGAGGGGCCGCGCCACGCGCAGGAGCTCGGCATCTCGATCATCCACCAGGAGTTCAACCTCATGCCCGACCTCACGGTCGCGCAGAACATCTTCATCGGGCGCGAGCAGCGCCAGGCCGGGCTGTTCCTCGACGACCGCGGCCTCAACCGACGGGCCCAGGAGCTCTTCGACCGGCTCGGCCTCGCGCTCGATCCGGCCGAGCGCGTCGAACGGCTCACGGTCGCCCGCCAGCAGATGGTCGAGATCGCGAAGGCGCTCTCGTTCGACGCGAAGGTGCTCATCATGGACGAGCCGACCGCTGCGCTCAACGACGCCGAGGTCGATGTGCTGTTCGGCCTCATCGAGCGGTTCCGCACGCCCGAGACGGGCGTCATCTACATCTCGCACCGCATGGAGGAGCTCGCGCGCATCTCCGACCGCATCAGCGTGCTGCGCGACGGGCGCTACGTCGGCACCCGCGTCACGGCCGAGACCGAACCGCGCGAGATCATCTCGCTCATGGTCGGACGCGAGATCCGGGGCGAGCAGCGTCCGGCACCGCGTCAGCCGGTCGGCGAGCCGGTGCTGTCGGTCCGCGGGCTGTCGACGAAGCACCTGCTGCGCGACGTCGCCTTCGACGTGTACCCGGGTGAGATCCTCGGCTTCGCCGGGCTCATGGGCGCCGGTCGCACCGAAGTGGCGCGGGCGGTCGTCGGTGCCGACCGGCGCGAGTCCGGCGAGATCCGGTTGCACGGCAGGCCGGTCGACATCTCGAACCCCGCCGAGGCCGCGCGTCTCGGCATCGGCTACCTCTCCGAGGACCGCAAGCAGCTCGGGGTGCTCCTCGAGCGCAGCGTGCGCGAGAACATCGTGCTCTCGTCGTTGCGCGACTATGCGTCGGGCCTCGGGTTCGTGCGCGACGGGCGCATCGAGGCGACGGGTCGCGAGTACGTCGAGAAGCTCCGCATCAAGACGCCGTCGACGGCACAGCTCGTGCAGAACCTCTCGGGCGGCAACCAGCAGAAGGTCGTCATCGCGAAGTGGCTCGTGAAGGACTGCGACGTGCTCATCTTCGACGAGCCCACCCGCGGCATCGACGTGGGCGCGAAGGAGGAGATCTACGCGCTGCTGCGCCGGCTCGCCGACGAGGGCAAGGCGATCGTCATGATCTCGTCGGAGCTGCCCGAGGTGCTGCGCCTCTCCGACCGCATCGCCGTCATGGCCGAGGGCCGGCTCACCGCCGTGCTCGACAACGCCGACGCCACCCAGGAGAACCTCATGGACTACGCAACCCGATTCTCAAGCGAAGGAACGATCGCACGATGA
- a CDS encoding RbsD/FucU family protein has protein sequence MLSGIDPILAGDLLAALDRLGHGDELVVADANFPAYRVGPAVVETPGSAAPRVVEAIRTVLPLDGYEGASVLLMAAEGGERLAVQHELVGAAAVDADRVGELERFAFYERAAGAQLVVRTGELRPYGNIVLRKGVVNAYESTGAAR, from the coding sequence GTGCTGAGTGGTATTGACCCGATCCTCGCCGGCGACCTGCTCGCCGCGCTCGATCGGCTCGGCCACGGTGACGAGCTCGTCGTCGCCGATGCGAACTTCCCGGCGTACCGGGTCGGTCCGGCCGTCGTCGAGACGCCGGGCTCCGCCGCCCCGAGGGTCGTCGAGGCGATCCGCACGGTCCTGCCGCTCGACGGCTACGAGGGCGCATCGGTGCTGCTCATGGCAGCCGAGGGCGGCGAGCGGCTCGCGGTCCAGCACGAGCTCGTCGGCGCCGCGGCCGTCGACGCCGACCGGGTCGGCGAGCTCGAGCGGTTCGCGTTCTACGAGCGGGCGGCCGGCGCGCAGCTCGTCGTCCGTACCGGCGAACTGCGCCCGTACGGCAACATCGTCCTGCGCAAGGGCGTCGTGAACGCCTACGAGTCGACGGGGGCGGCACGATGA
- a CDS encoding amidohydrolase family protein: MSRTIDAHLHLWTRSAGAYPWITPELGALDADFGPDDARAELDAAGVDAAILVQADDTAADTRFMLDVAAQHDWVVGVVGWVPLDDTRAAVAALDDLAVEPRLRGIRHLVHDDPRDDFLDLPAVHASLAEVAARGLAFDVPDAWPRHLDAARRVAAAIPELTVVVDHLAKPPVGRDDFDDWRWAFAAVAALPNTVAKFSGLHLPGVAFAESTVRPLWDIAIEEFGAERLMYGGDWPMSVPHGGYQPTWNVMRGCIDELAAAEAAAVLGRTAERVYRLE; encoded by the coding sequence GTGAGTCGCACGATCGACGCGCACCTGCACCTCTGGACCCGGTCGGCGGGTGCCTACCCGTGGATCACGCCCGAGCTCGGGGCGCTCGACGCCGACTTCGGCCCCGACGACGCTCGCGCCGAGCTGGACGCGGCGGGCGTCGACGCGGCGATCCTCGTGCAGGCCGACGACACCGCCGCCGACACGCGCTTCATGCTCGACGTCGCGGCGCAGCACGACTGGGTCGTCGGCGTCGTCGGCTGGGTGCCGCTCGACGACACCCGTGCCGCGGTCGCCGCGCTCGACGATCTCGCCGTGGAGCCCAGGCTCCGAGGCATCCGCCATCTCGTGCACGACGACCCACGCGACGACTTCCTCGACCTGCCCGCGGTGCACGCGTCGCTTGCCGAGGTGGCGGCGCGCGGCCTCGCGTTCGACGTGCCCGATGCCTGGCCGCGGCATCTCGACGCCGCCCGGCGCGTCGCAGCCGCCATCCCCGAACTGACCGTCGTCGTCGACCACCTCGCGAAACCACCCGTGGGCCGCGACGACTTCGACGACTGGCGGTGGGCGTTCGCGGCGGTCGCGGCGCTGCCCAATACCGTCGCGAAGTTCTCGGGGCTCCACCTGCCCGGCGTCGCCTTCGCGGAGTCGACCGTGCGGCCGCTCTGGGACATCGCCATCGAGGAGTTCGGCGCCGAGCGCCTCATGTACGGTGGCGACTGGCCGATGTCGGTGCCGCACGGCGGCTACCAGCCGACGTGGAACGTCATGCGCGGGTGCATCGACGAGTTGGCGGCGGCCGAGGCCGCCGCGGTGCTCGGTCGCACCGCTGAACGGGTATATCGCCTTGAATAA